The sequence TTCTGGAATATCTGACGGATTTGATTCTACATAATAAGCCCTATATTCATCCTTATCATCACCTCCTTTTAATAAAACAATTGGCCAATCGTCAATTTTATAATATATCTCTCCGTCTTTTAAATCAAAAAAATTGAGTGGAGTTCCTCTTTCGCTATAGCCACCACCCAAAAAAGACACCGAAGAAGCCGTCAATAACATACCCATAAAAATACCAGCAAAAAAACTAGCCAGTGGCATTTTTCTTGGTTTCTCTTGATTTTCCTCTCCCATAACACCCCCTCCTTATGTAAGAATTAATATTTAATTTTCAGTGTACTTTTCACATAATACAGCATAAAATAAAAATAGTCAAGGGCGAGTGGTGGAATTGGCAGACACGCATGGTTCAGGGCCATGTGGCAGCAATGCCTTGCGGGTTCAACTCCCGCCTCGCCCACGCGAAATAACTAACTCGGGGGCTGCCCCCGCAACGGGGGCAGCCCCCAAAATAACTATGAATAACAATAACAATAACAATAACACAAAACCTTCTCTAAAAACAGAAGGAAAACTTCGCATTATCCCTTTGGGCGGATTAGGCGAGGTCGGGCGGAATATGATGGTCTTTGAGTATAACGACCCTACTTTGCCTGACGGCGGCGATATTATTATCGTTGATTTGGGACTTCAATTCCCAGAGGAAGATATGCACGGGATTGATTATATCATCCCAAACACGGCGTATCTTAAGGATAAAATAAAAAAAATCCGTGGCATTATTATCACCCATGGCCACTACGACCATATTGGGGCAATCCCCCATTCTATGGCGCGATTAGGCAACCCGCCCATTTACACCGCCGCTTTAACGCGAGGGATTATTATGAAGAGGCAGGAGGATTTTCCAGACGCGCCGAAATTGGATATTCACCTCATTAAAAAAACCGATAAAATTAAACTTGGTTGTTTTAATATTGAATTTTTTCATGTTAATCACACTATTCCCGATGGAGTTGGATTGGTGATTGACACGCCCGTCGGACGAATTGTTCACACGGGCGACTTTAAGTTTGACCATAGCCCTATTGGCGATGAGCCAGCCAATATTTCACGAATTACTGAAATCGCCAGCAAGGGTGTTTTGGCTTTGATGTCGGACAGCACCTGCGCGGAAAAACCAGGTCATTCTATTTCGGAAAAAGAAATTCAGGACAATTTAGAATTAATTTTCAATGAGGCGCCTGGACGAATTATTATAGCGACATTCGCGTCTTTAATTAGTCGTATTCAAGAAGTCGTCACTTTAGCTGAAAAATCAGACCGTAAAATCGTTATTGAAGGATATAGCATGAAGGCCAATGTGGAAATCGCTCAACAACTTGGTTATCTAAAAATAGAGAAAGGGACGATCATCCCTGCTAAAAAAGCGGCTGATTATCCCCCTCAAAAAATAATTATCCTTTGCACTGGAGCGCAAGGCGAGGGAAACGCTGTTTTGATGCGGATTGTCAATAAAGAGCATAAATATATTAGAGTTCAAAGAGGCGACGCTATTATTTTTTCATCATCCGTCGTTCCTGGCAATGAAAGATCTGTCCAAAATTTGAAAGACACTTTTTGGAGACAAGGCGCCCGCGTTTATCATTATAAGATGATGGGCATTCACGCAGGAGGACACGCGCAAGAAGAAGAGTTAAAGATAATGATTAACCTGATGCGGCCTAAGTTTTTTATTCCAATTCATGGAAATTATTATATGCTTAAACTGCACGGAGAAATCGCTGAAAGCGTTGGCATACCTCCGCAAAATGTTATTGTGGGCGAAAATGGACTCGTCATTCTGGCGGACAAAGACCTGATTGAGTTAACTAAAGAGACCGCTCCGACAAATTATGTTATGGTTGACGGACTGGGAGTCGGCGATGTCGGGCAAGTCGTTTTGCGAGACCGACAAGCAATGGCGGCCGACGGAATGTTCGTGATTATTGCTGTGGTTGACGGCAAAACGGGCAAAGTTCGCGGCGAACCAGATATTATTTCGCGCGGATTTGTTTACTTGCGGGAATCAAAGGAACTGCTTAACCAGACAAGAAAGAAAACTAAAGAAATTATTAACAGCGCTTCTTCAGACGCAGGCGCGGCAAACTGGACCTACATTAAAGACAATGTTCGTGACAAAATCGGAAAATTCCTATACACTAAAACGCAAAGGCGGCCAATGGTTTTACCGGTAGTGATTAAGATATAATTCTTTAAAAATTGAATATGGAAATATGGAGGGAAAGGTCGAAACTTACTAATACAAGGAGATTTATTATTATGGAAAATAAGATAGAAGATTCAAGCAGCGGTCCTCAATTTGGCATGGAAAATCAGGGTGGCTGGGGCAAGCGCTTCAGAGAATGGCTTAATAGATATGGCAGTTCCGTGATTCTTCCAGTTGTCGCGCTTTTAATTTTAGCCGGCGGCATCTACTTATACGCTAATCAAAAATCTGAAGATGTAACGCTTTCATTGGGAGATAATCCAGCGATAAGTCAAGAAGAAGTAAATCAAGAAGAAGTGGTTGATTTAGAAGAAGAATTCACCTCTAAAGAAATTGAAGTCATTATTCCCGAATCAAGAAAAGAAAGTGGTTCGGTTATTGAAAAAGCGGTCAGAGGCGACAGCGTCACACGATTATCTCGCCGCGCTCTAAAAAGTTATACCGAAAACAACTCAGAAAATCTGACTAACGAGCATAAAATTTACATTGAGGATTATCTTAAAGACCAAGTTGGGTCAAGACCGTTAGAAGTTGGAGAGGAAATTACCTTTTCCGAAGATTTGATTAAAGAAGCAATTGACGCCTCTTTAGAATTATCACCAGAACAGTTAAAGAATCTTGAAAAATACAGCGCTTTAGTTGTTTCTTGGTAGAAAGATAAGATTAACAACGGACGAAACGACATAGTTCTTTCTTTGAAATTAAAATCTACAATCATAAAAGCCCCTAAAATAGGGGCTTTTATGATTCCCTGTGGGGGGGGCTGCCCCCGTTGCGGGGGCAGCCCCCCAAATTATTTAATCAAAATACTGCTTTTGGAAACCGTCCGCGTATATTAACGCTCGGCCGGCAATACTTAAAAGACCTTGCCAATATTTGCCGCCGATGTAAATAGCGTACGCCTTTCTTTCTGCCTCGTAAGTTTGCGCTGTCGCCCCCGCGTCGGCCAATTTAATAGCAGAAGCAGTAAAAGCGTCCATAGGAACCCACGGATTAGGCGGATTATTTCCCGTCATAGCGGCAACTCTGTCTTTATACGCCAGCCAAGTGGTCGGCATAAATTGGGCTATCCCCATCGCTCCTCCGCACCCCTGGTAAGCGCTTGGCTTAGCCGAGACGGGCTGTGTGTCGGGATTTAGACCTAACTCCTTGCAAATCTGCAAAAAGGCATTCTTGAGATTCGTCCCCATAGTAATATATCCCCGATTTAGATTACAATTATACATATCAGTCCGCCAATCACCCGTTCCAACATTGAGACCCAAACGGGATTCGTTTTCCAAAACACCTAAAAGATAAGCCGGTCTGATGCCCGTTTTCGCTCCGGCAAAAATAGCGCTGCGAACCATTTCTTCTTCTGTTAAATTATATTTCTCTAATAACGAAATCTGCCCTTTTATAAAAACTATTTCTTTCTGCGCGCCCTGAATCATTTGCTGATAAAGCCGTTCCTCTCCTTTGGTCTTGTCTAATAAGTCCTCTTTCTGCCCTTGCTTATTCTCAACAGTTCTTTTTTGCGCCAACTGCAGCGCTTTTAATTGATTTTGCGTCATCCTTTCTTCTTCTAAATCCTGTTTTTCCGCGTTTAGTTCCTCTCTTACCGCCCGGACGGCGCTTAAAACGCTTTGGATTTTTTCCTGCGCGCTTTCTAAAGCATTAATTTCATCAAAAAAATCGGAAAACTTTTCGTTTTTCAAAATCACCTCAAGGAGCGTTTCTTGGTCTCCGCGCGCGACCGTTCTAATATATTCCGCCAAAAGCCCTTTTTTCTCTTCTATATTGTCTTCAAGAGCGCTAATCTGACTGTCTATTTCCTGAATATTAAGCGCGCTTTCTTGAATAATCAAGTCCAGCTGTTTTACTTCCGCCTGAATTTTGCCAACTTCATTTTCTAAAATCTGAATTTCATTATTAAGCGTTTTGGATTTTTGCTGGTTTGTCTGAATGTTTTGTTCGTACTGGTCAATTTCTTCCTGTTTTTGCCTAATTTGATCCTCTAAATCGCGCTTAAGATCTTCTGAACTTGCTGCGCGAAGCAAAAAAGGCGTCGTTAAAAAAAGTATAAACAACGCCGATAAAAATAAATATTTTGCTGACAAATTACTCATTTCCTCCACCAGAAACATCGCCGCCTTCTTGGCCCTCTTCTTTCTTCTCTTTGCCCTTCTTTTCAACCTCAACTTCTTCAACTGACTCAGTCGGCGTCTGTTCCAATCCCTCTAATTCCGCGCTCGTTCGCGGAGGAACCACAGAAGCGATTATTTCTTCTAAGTTAGCAGTTACTTTAACATTCTCCGGAATTTTTAAATCCTTAAGGCGAATGTTGTCATTAAATGTCTTGATAATAGATATGTCCACTTCAATCTCTTTAGGCAAATTCTGCGGCAAAGCCCTTACTTCAATTGACTGAATGTTCTTAACCAAAACGCCGCCTTCGCTCTTAACCGCCATTGACTCGCCGACAAAAACCAAAGGAACTTCAACTTCTGTTTCTTCGTCCATTTTAATTTGATTAAAATCAACATGGATAATTTTTCCGCTCACGACATCTTTCGCCGCATCTTGAATTAAAACCACTCTTTCGTCTTCTTTTCCTCCATTGTTTATTTTCAATTTAACCAACGCGCTTGCGCCGGCTTTTTCATATATTTTTTTTAAATCTTGTTCATCAACGGCAAGCAAAAGGTTCTCAACTTCGCGGCCATACAAAACAGCGGGAACAAAACCTTGTTCCCTGATTTTCTCGTTTTTGCGCCCCGTCCCTTCGCGCATTTTTACTAAGAGTTCTAACATAAGCTAATCCTAACAAAAAAAGACCCTCTGGTCAAGAAGAAATAAGTAGTAAACTTTACAATTCTCGCGCGAGTTCTAATTTTCCCACGCGTTCCTTCAAATCATTTACCTCAAACTGCGGAGCCAAATTTCCCAATCTTAACTCAATCGCTTCATGCCCATCTTTCAATTCACTTAAATCATTCTTTACTTTAACCAAATCGTTTTTTACTTTATTAAACCCATAATCAACCGCCTCTAAAATAACCTTGCTTTGGCTCGCCAGCGCTTTATCTAAAGTTTTTTCTAAAGTTTCTTCTAAATCTTTTTTAGTAACGAATTGATTATCTTTATTTTTTCCTAACATTTTTATTTTCCTTTCTTAGACATTCTATCATAAAGAGCCAAAAACAACAAAACAAGATTGTGGATAAAATTCGGGGACAGTCCCCATTCAGAATGGGGACTGTCCCCTCTATGCTGATTTTTCAACCTCAATCGCTTGGACCGGACAGACATCAACCGCCTCCTGGGCGCATTTCAAATCGCCGCCATCCTTAAGGACCGCTTTATTGTCGCTGTCCATCTCAAAACAGTCCGAACAAACAGCGACGCAACTGCCGCACCCGATGCACTTATCTTTATCTATTTTTATTTTCATAATTATTTCAAAAAGGTTAAACAAAGAGAAATTAAAGGTCGGGTTTCTGAAGAAATTAAAGGTCAGACCTTTCAAAACGACATTATCGCGACTGCTTATTATTTAGTGACAAACTGATGGAAAGGTCTGACCTTAATTTTTCGCAGTTTTAAATGTCAGACCTTCTTATAGCTTTTACAATGGTTTCAATTCAATATTTTGATGAATTGGCGTTCCTTCGCTCGCCTCAAAATATGCCGAAACATAATTCGCGTAGCCCGCTCTTTCCGCTTTCAGATAATAAGTTCCTTCTGGAACCAAGAAAGAATACTGTCCTGTTTTATCGGTATCTTGAGGATTACTTTGGTCGTAAGAATGAGCCGACCAAATCTGCCAATCGTAAGTCGCTGGATTAAGCCAAAATAGAGTAACTTTCGCCCGTGGCAAACGCGCTTCAATAAATTCACCCGCGACCTTCGCCATTGCATAAACATATCCTTCCGGGTCAATCAACATTTCCGTTCCAATTTCCTTAATTGGCGCTTCTTGATATTCAATAATTGTCTTAAAAAAATAATTTCCGGATATTGGAGGAATCTGAATAACCGCCTCATAAATCCCGTCTTGATTATCATCGGCAAAAACATATTGCCCGACCAGCCAATCTTTGGCTTGGGCTTTTTGAATCACCGCCGCTTCAGCTACCTTAAAAGGAAACAATCCATTAGGCGCCTCACCATGCAGCCCGCCGGTAAAGAGTAGTTGCCCCTGGATTTGCTTAATTGTTTCGCCCGGCTTCGGTTTAATAAACGCCTTAACATTGACACCCGCGATTAAATTAATTTTATCCTCTTTGGTTTGACTTAATTTAATGCTCCCGTGAGTTGAACTAAAAAATATTTCTTCTTGTTTAATTAATTCTTTTTCTTCAACTTTTTCAACTTTTTCCACTTGAGAAATTTGCTTTTTAATTGGCGGCAATAAATCAACAATTTCTTTCATGGATGGCGGATTAAACAAAATCGCTATTTTTTTAACTTGATATTTTGCCATTTGATAAAAACTGGCTATTTTTTTAACTATTAATTTGGGCGCCTGAATAAAAATTGCTTGAACGACTTTTTTAGTTTGCCCGACAAAGCCAAAAACAACCGGTTTAACAAATTCATCAGTCAATGATTTCGCTATTTCCTCAAAAAAAGTAAATTTCGGCAGTTGAGGAATTTTTCTGACCTGTTCGGAAACTCGTTTGAGAATGTCTGGAATTTTTGAACGATGTTCTTCTGGGATAAGGTCGTACGGCTCCGCGGGAATTTCTTCTTCAACCTTCTCAACCTCTGGAATTTCCGGGACTTCCGGCTTAAACGGCCATTTTTCCTCCTTTTCAGACGGCTCAACTGCTTCGGCGAACTTGGTAATAATAACAAAATCAATTCTTATTTCTTCGCTCATTAAACCAGCCGCGTCTTGAACTTTAATTTTAATCCAATGTTTTCCATCTCTTAATGGAGTATCAATTTGATACAACCAGCCGCCATTTACATCCGCCATCGTCTGATAAACAATAAAATCATCAAGGGTAATAGTAATTTTAGCGTTCGGCTCGGCTGTCCCCCTAATCAATGGTGTATTATTATCTATCGTCTGTCCATCTTTCGGCTCAATCACCGCGGCCTTTTCTGGCGCGC is a genomic window of Patescibacteria group bacterium containing:
- a CDS encoding 50S ribosomal protein L25 — protein: MLELLVKMREGTGRKNEKIREQGFVPAVLYGREVENLLLAVDEQDLKKIYEKAGASALVKLKINNGGKEDERVVLIQDAAKDVVSGKIIHVDFNQIKMDEETEVEVPLVFVGESMAVKSEGGVLVKNIQSIEVRALPQNLPKEIEVDISIIKTFNDNIRLKDLKIPENVKVTANLEEIIASVVPPRTSAELEGLEQTPTESVEEVEVEKKGKEKKEEGQEGGDVSGGGNE
- a CDS encoding ferredoxin, encoding MKIKIDKDKCIGCGSCVAVCSDCFEMDSDNKAVLKDGGDLKCAQEAVDVCPVQAIEVEKSA
- a CDS encoding lytic murein transglycosylase, producing the protein MSNLSAKYLFLSALFILFLTTPFLLRAASSEDLKRDLEDQIRQKQEEIDQYEQNIQTNQQKSKTLNNEIQILENEVGKIQAEVKQLDLIIQESALNIQEIDSQISALEDNIEEKKGLLAEYIRTVARGDQETLLEVILKNEKFSDFFDEINALESAQEKIQSVLSAVRAVREELNAEKQDLEEERMTQNQLKALQLAQKRTVENKQGQKEDLLDKTKGEERLYQQMIQGAQKEIVFIKGQISLLEKYNLTEEEMVRSAIFAGAKTGIRPAYLLGVLENESRLGLNVGTGDWRTDMYNCNLNRGYITMGTNLKNAFLQICKELGLNPDTQPVSAKPSAYQGCGGAMGIAQFMPTTWLAYKDRVAAMTGNNPPNPWVPMDAFTASAIKLADAGATAQTYEAERKAYAIYIGGKYWQGLLSIAGRALIYADGFQKQYFD
- a CDS encoding ribonuclease J, giving the protein MNNNNNNNNTKPSLKTEGKLRIIPLGGLGEVGRNMMVFEYNDPTLPDGGDIIIVDLGLQFPEEDMHGIDYIIPNTAYLKDKIKKIRGIIITHGHYDHIGAIPHSMARLGNPPIYTAALTRGIIMKRQEDFPDAPKLDIHLIKKTDKIKLGCFNIEFFHVNHTIPDGVGLVIDTPVGRIVHTGDFKFDHSPIGDEPANISRITEIASKGVLALMSDSTCAEKPGHSISEKEIQDNLELIFNEAPGRIIIATFASLISRIQEVVTLAEKSDRKIVIEGYSMKANVEIAQQLGYLKIEKGTIIPAKKAADYPPQKIIILCTGAQGEGNAVLMRIVNKEHKYIRVQRGDAIIFSSSVVPGNERSVQNLKDTFWRQGARVYHYKMMGIHAGGHAQEEELKIMINLMRPKFFIPIHGNYYMLKLHGEIAESVGIPPQNVIVGENGLVILADKDLIELTKETAPTNYVMVDGLGVGDVGQVVLRDRQAMAADGMFVIIAVVDGKTGKVRGEPDIISRGFVYLRESKELLNQTRKKTKEIINSASSDAGAANWTYIKDNVRDKIGKFLYTKTQRRPMVLPVVIKI